The genomic segment GGACACACAAGCTCTCACTCTTAATTACCAAGCCCCAAACCTGTGGAAAGAAGATAAGCCAGGGCTGTCTTTCCACCacagaaaaacacaaagcaaaGATTAATGGACAGTATTTTTTAGGTCTCTGATGATTCTGcttaacaatattaaatgaaGCCCAAATAGTCATATTACAAGGACACATATCCTTTTTTTCCTCAGGTGGATCATCTCCCTGTGTAATTGCTAATCCAGTACAAAAAGGCCCATTTTTGTTTTAGTGCTACACTTCTCAAACttctcacacagacacactgtgATTTGCGAACACCCAGGTATTTGTAAAAACTGCATCTCCCCCATCAAGGACTACAGGAAATCCCTAGAAGCTGTTGGCCTTGTCACTCCAGGGACCCTCACCCCACACTGCTCAGGATGTAGCCATTCCCAGGGGCCTGGGTCGGGAGTTAGTCGAGGACTCTATCCCAGCCCTGTCTCCAGTGGCCCAAGGCCATTACCCCTGGCCAGGGCTACTGGCTCTGTGAAAGCCTCTGCTGAGCAAAGAGGACCATTCCCATTCAAGCTCAGAGGACTTGGGCAGGAAGGGCCCCCACTGGCAGTGTGGAGTCAGCCACTGGTTCTTCCGCCAGTATCCATGGAAGGAGTACAGAAAAATGGCAAGGAGACCTGAAAGGAGCACAGACCCTGGTTTAGACCCTACCCCACAGACCTGACATAGTTACCAGGACTCAGAAACTCACTCACCAGGGAAGTGTCAGCCACCACAGTAGCCACCAAAGGCCACGTTTACCCAGACACCTGCATAAAGGGGAAGACGCAAGGTGTGGTTTTCAAAACTCACAGTTTTGGAGTTTTCACCTGAGGTTGCCTCGGGTGCAAGATTAGAATGCATAAACTGCCAAGAGAACTGTAACACGAGGTTATGTGCTTGTCCTAATCACATCAATCTGGTCCATTTAATAAGCCCCTGCCACACACTTTGCTTGGTGTGGATTCTCAGGAAATTTGAGCTCTGAGTTAAGCAGTGAAGTCTATtctcctgtgtgaccttgaatatCCCCTTCCTCCAGCAGCAAAACCACAAGCCAGGGAGAGGCAGGGGAATCAGTTTTCCTAGAGAAGAAAGGACACCGAATGACACATTACAGGCAGCAGCAGCAGATGCAGTTCCTTCTCCGGCTGCAAAGCTGCAGCAGAACATGTCCTAGTTCTGACTCCTGCCCGGAGCAGCTATGGGACTTGAGCAGTCATTtcctctctctgggccttggcACCCTCATCTCCAGTGGGGACCGTGGGCCAGTGAGTTCTCAGGTTTCCTCCCAATCCAGTCCACTCCCGGCTAGGGTCCCACCCTGAGGAGGCCAGCGCTTTCCAAGTTAGTAACTGGGTTTGCAAGGGGAAAAAACAGTGATAGTTTGAACAGCCCTGGGATAAATGAGGGTCAGTATTTAATAAGCACTACTCTTCATAAATTTGTACTGACATCTAGCCAAGACTCTTGgggagtatttaaaaaaaaaaaaaacaataagtttctttctctttaaaggaAGATTCCCAAGGATGCAGAAGGAAATGAAGATGATCAAAAATGAGGATGTGCTTTTCAATTTGGGTGTGAAGAGGGCCCCCTCCTTTCCCCAGTGCCTGCAACCAGTGGTTTCCCGAGGGAAAGCTCCCCAAAGACACCCCTTCCCAGAAGCTCTTCAGGGGCCTTTTTCCCAATTTCGGTATGAACCTCCTCCAGGACACCTAGGCGGATTCCCGGGGGTCTTTGAAGGAGGAGGGTCTCGGAAACGGAAGAGCATGCCCACCAAGATGCCCTATAACCATGCTGCGGAAGAAGCCCCTCTTGCCCTCCACTCTGAGGAGAGCAAAAACCACCGCCCGCCGAACCTCCCCCTGCTGTTCCCACAGCCCCCACGGCCCAAGTATGACTCACAGATGATCGACCTGTGCAACGTGGGCTTCCAGTTCTACCGCTCTCTGGAACACTTGGGGGGCAGGCCCGTCAAGCAAGAGCCCGTGAAGCCCAGTGCCATGTGGCCCCAGCCGACGCCACCCCCATTCCTGACCACGCCCTACCCCTACTACCCCAAAGTGCCCCCGGGCCTCATGTTCCCCTTCTTCATGCCCTCTGCATCCCCCTTCCCCTTCGGCCGGCACACCTTCCTGCCCAAGCCCCCGGCTGAGCCGCTGCTGCCGCGCAAGGCTGAGCCGCAGGAGAGCGAGGAGACGCAGCAGAAGGTGGAACGCGTGGACGTGAACGTGCAGATTGACGACAGCTACTACGTGGACGTGGGCGGGGCGCAGAAGCGCTGGCAGTGCCCCACCTGTGAGAAGTCCTACACCTCCAAGTACAACCTGGTGACCCACATCCTGGGCCACAGCGGTATCAAGCCGCACGCGTGCACCCGCTGCGGGAAGCTCTTCAAGCAGCTCAGCCATCTGCACACCCACATGCTGACCCACCAGGGCACGCGGCCCCACAAATGCCAGGTGTGCCACAAGGCCTTCACGCAGACCAGCCACCTGAAGCGCCACATGATGCAGCACAGCGAGGTGAAGCCACATAACTGCCGCGTGTGTGGCCGGGGTTTTGCCTACCCCAGCGAGCTCAAGGCCCACGAGGCCAAGCACGCCAGCGGGCGGGAGAACATCTGTGTGGAGTGCGGCCTCGACTTCCCCACGCTGGCCCAGCTGAAGAGGCACCTCACCACGCACCGGGGCCCCATCCAGTACAACTGCTCCGAGTGTGACAAGACCTTCCAGTACCCGAGCCAGCTGCAGAACCACATGATGAAGCACAAGGACATCCGGCCCTACATCTGCTCCGAGTGTGGCATGGAGTTTGTGCAGCCCCACCACCTCAAGCAGCACTCCCTCACCCACAAGGTACTGCGGGGTTTCTGGCCAGTGGCACCACCGGGCCTTTGGGGAAAGGAGCAGGCCCCAGGGGTCGGGGGCCGGGACACCTGCGCTGCTCTCTACCTTTGACAGGAGCAGCCATGTAACCCTGGCAAGAGGCCTCCCCTACCTGAGCCCCCACATCCTTCCTCACCTTGAAGTGGGGGGAGAGTGAGATTAGCAATCAAGACCTTTCCCGTTTAGCCTTCTAGAGTCTGAGGTGGGCCTAGAAATAAGTAATGCAGTTTGGAGGGGAGGGTGAGGAAGGATGAAGGAAACAATGGTTCCTGTGCTGTGGCTGGCTAGCCTCCTAGAATCCCTAGATTCTGTGTCTGGAAACTTCAGGGCACTAGCATGAATTCAGCATCAGGCTCTATTTACCCAAGATCAGCTCTATGCCTGGAATATACTGATCAGTGCCTTCTAGAGAATGCTCTTGGTCTTCTGCCGCTGAAGCAGTGGCTCTCTTTGGGGTTGTACTGTCCCTCACCTGTGAGGTCAGCTTCATGGCTGGCTCTGGGGGAGCAGAGGCTGTCCTAGATGCAGCAGGGCCTGGGCTTCCCCAGCAGAGCCCTTACCTCCCTGGGCACAGGGCCCTGTGGTTTGTACTGTAGAAGGAATGAGAAAGCATTTTTCTCTGTTTGATTTGGTTTTATCTTCCCTGGGCTCAGGGGTTCAAGGAGAAATATAGGTCCAAGGGTCTCAGTTTCGCCTAGTTTGCAGCCAAAGCCCTGGAGTAGTTCAGGATGAACTAAAATAAGGCCCCAGTGGCATCCCTGAAACCTTACCCACATAAGTTGACTTGGGTCTGCTTCGAGCTCCAAGTTCGCCCCTCTGACCTCTACCCTCACACCCTTGACTTCAAGTGGTTTTCTTGGCCAGAGAGTCTCCCAGCAAGCCCAAGTTTCTAAAACATTCTTTAATTCTGAAAGGTCAGTGGAGGACTTTGCCCAGCCAAGATAACATTCCTGCTCTGTCATAATGGGATCCATTATGGTTAGGACAAAACACAGGGCACTTTCTGGCTCCATGGCAGGGAGGAAGTGTGCAGCTGCCTTGTGGGCTCTGCATACAAAGGCACCTGTAGATACCATCCAGAGAGGAGGAGGCTCCTGCCAAGTGCAGGAACCATCAACAAAGAGCCTAAACTGAGATTTGTCCTCAAAGGGGAACCTTGGCTGATTTGAGGGGCTTCTACATGTCTAGAAAGGAATTGAAGATGCATTTTAGAACACAAAAATTCTGTTAAGAATTTTGAAGGCAAAATGAGAAGAGTAGCTTGGTACCTGCATATTTAATCCGAATTAGGGAACCAAATGCATTTTAGTTAAAGGTGTCAGCAAACAATGAGAGGTAATTGTATTGACTGAACACTTCCTATGTACCAGGTGCTTTCCTTCTCACTTTGAGAATCTTCAGCAAACTAAGAGCTACCTTCAGGCATCATTAGTCCAGATTttcagatgaagacactgaggcatGGGAAAGTGACCCAGCATCTCTGATTCCAGCACCTGAGCTCTGGACTTCCCCTCTCTGCCCCTTCCCTTCGTCCCCCTAACAACCCCACAGCCTCTCTTCTGTGGTTTCAATGATACTATTGGAGACACAGCAGCTTCCTTTGTTCCCAAATGGTGACTAGCTTCCATTCACTTGAGTCTTGTGAATTTTACTTTGGATCTAGAATTCTCTTTAGAGAATTCTGAAAACAGTGATATGTAGATACTTATCCTTGGTCTCAGGACAGCTGGATTAGCGAAATATGGAGACAATCTGGAGAAGAAAAAATGTTGAAGTAACTTTAAAAACCtaccaagaaaatattttcattaatttcatttttaaactcaCTTTAAATATGCAATGTATTTAATAAATTCCCCTTCTGAGGAGGGCATTAAAATTTAAATCTCTTCTTAAATCCACACTTATCTGCAATCAACTAGAGAGTATTCCAGCTGGAAAGAGTCCCTGGGTTCTCATGATCCACTGCTTTGTGTTGAGATGAGGAAACCTTCACCAGGAAAGGTGGCAAGACTTGGCTAAGATTACACAGCTGGTAAATGCCTGGGCAGAGAACTGAACTCATGCTTTAGTGCTATGGGCTCACCACAATGGAATGGTACTTTCTTACCATGTACcaaattaaagaaatagaaatataagCAGAGAGACTCAGAGCTAAGCTTGGAATCCTCCCTCCTTAGGGCACTACAGATACCAGGCAATGTAGGTTTTATAAGACACAGTTGTTAGCTAAGCAACATGTTCTAATCGTGTAAAAACCTTAGTTTTAATGCCATGGTTCTCTAAGTATTCCTCCCCAAAAGTCATTCTGCGTCAAGATGCAAAGGCCTTTTCAGGGAAGCACTCATTAGTCAGGATTAACTAATATTCTACTCATGCTATGAGTCTCTGGAAATGCCTTCGATTGAGGACATCAATGTATATACTTTTTCACAGACAGCAAGGAAATAGGAAACCTCCTTCTGTCCTGTTCTCTAATTCAGAAAGCTATCCTCTGCCAAATTCCTCTGTAGGACTTAGAGGAGGCTCCCTAGCCAAATCACGCAAGGGTCACTGTgacctgtgagaacccaggggACCATCTCAGGAGATGATTATCAAATTGTAATTTATTGAAGTGTGGATATGAGTCGTTCTTCTGGGACTTTCAAGTCTATTAATGAGAACTCAGGAGAATATTGGTTCTCATACAGGAAATGATATTATCAGTTTaggaggttttatttttttattattgtgaaaGCCAGATTATAGACTCATTTTGCATATCATTCCACAGTGCTCTTCCCAAAATCCGATTAATCCCCAGAACTGTAACTGTAGACTTAACCACAGCAGCAGCAGGAACAACAACAGCAgtagctttcttttcctttaatggTCTGGCTAGTTAATGGtttcagaaaaaagaagagattatATAATCaacacttttcaagaaaatagcaATTGAACAAATTTTAACATTTGGAGTTCAACGTCTGCCACCAAGCTCTTTGTGGATCCATGTGATCCTGATGAAAGCATGTTACCTGTTAACTGTGGTTTTTTTTGAATCTTGCCTTTCTCCAGGGTGTGAAGGAGCACAAATGTGGAATTTGTGGGCGGGAGTTCACTCTGTTGGCCAACATGAAGAGACACGTGCTGATCCACACCAATATCCGTGCCTACCAATGTCACCTCTGCTATAAGAGTTTTGTGCAGAAACAGACCCTCAAGGCGCACATGATCGTCCACTCTGACGTGAAGCCTTTCAGATGCAAGGTGGGCAATGGGCCCTGGTAGGAACGAGGGAGGGGAGGTCTCAGAGGGTTGTGCAAATGCTGGCAGAAGAGTCCACAGGGAACTTTCTACTCTGTTTCATCAGAGAGGCTCAGAGTAGGTCCATGGCCAACCCCAGACCCATCTTCCGCCCTCTCCTTCTTTCCACCACACCTGTGCTCGCACCAGCCCTCCGCTGGTCCCTGAGGAATCTGACCTGCTTGCGCCACGGTGGAATCAGTGCACAGTGGGTGGAGGCAGCCAGTAGGGGGAGAGCTGAGGGTAGAAGGCCCATTTGGGGAATGAGGTTGTTAAAGGATGTCAGTGATATGCAGAGCTCCTGTTCTAGAAAGGAGCAACTGAGTGTAGTCCTCTTCCTCTTAAAGCCAATGAATAGAGCACAGAAAGGCATCAGAGAAGCTTCCAATTCCGcatccctcccttttcctctcctgccctcctgccccttgGGCTGAGCAGTGTAATTTGAGGGCAGGTCTCCCAGGGAGtgtgaaagagatttcaaagccAGCCTTCCCAGCCTCCCAAACGCTTGTCTAGGCCGAGGAGTAACTGCGAACTCAGTCGCCTGAAGTGTTTCCTGGTCATGCCTGCACTGTGGAGCATGGGGGTCGAGTATGTTGGTTAAAATCTCTGTGTCGGAGCAACTTGGTTGGGTATTTATTTCATCAGCTGAGATCATGTGTGAGCTGGAGATTTGTCAAGCCCAGGCAGGCACTGACTGGTATTACTCAGAAATGCTCATGCTTCCCATGCTGTTGCCCCTCCTCCCTACCCCCTCCCCACATTGTTTTCCTTCCCCACTTCTCAGATGTAAAGGAATCTTGCTCAGGATTGGGTAGTTTAATTCAAGGAATGTACCAGCAAGTGTCATCCCCAACACGGTCAAGGTCACGGTCACGTGGagagggctggctgggaggaggggaatCAGCGTGCTCAGACACCCTGAGGACCTTTCTGTTTGAAATGCAAGTTTTCCTTCTCTGTTACCGCATGTCTGATAGGCTCCAGATTAGATTCTCTGGCTCCCAGGGGTCTCCTGCTTTCATCCCTCTGCAGCATGTCCCACCACTTGAAGGAACCCCCTGTGAAGCTGACTTCTTTCCTGTGCTGGCCAGTCCTGGACGGGGTGAAAGGGGTCAAGAGCCAGAGCTTCCCTAGACCTGTGTGGGCATTCTCcggaggtggggaggaggcttCTCCCTCCGGCCCTTTTCCTGCCACCCGCTTGTGTTTCCCCTCCTTTCCTTCAAGTTTCCAGTGGTTTCAAAGTCAATTTATGTCCATCTTGAGTCATCGAAGCTGAAGGGGAAGGAAGCTGAATGCAGATCAGGCTATGTTAATCCCAGGGCCTgctacaaaatgaaaatgtggggccCCTTATTCAaacattattaagaatttcaacagAGTAAAAGCAGAGCATGATGCCAATCCCAGGACACTTCTGAGCTTGGGGCCTTGTGTGGCTGCATAGCAGCCCACCGTGAGGCCTGCCCTGGCTGTGTGGGCCTAGGGACCCTGCAGGccacctcctccctctctctctacgCACTTATTTGATTTCCTTCCTGATTCCCTGAGCCCCTTGGGCTATTTGCTTTGAGCAGAGCTGTTCCAGCCTGCCAGGAGTGTACTGTCTCTTGCAATGGAGGTACAGACAGGAGGTCTCTTCCACTCTTCATTCCTTGTGCTAAGTATACTCGGGTTTCAAGCCTGAACTGTATGGTTTATCTTAGCAACAAGTGGCGGAGCACAGAAAGTTTAGTCTGAAGGAAGCCATTGCATAGTTTGCAGTCCCTAAAAATCCACACCTGTCCAGCCCAACCAATTCAACTCAACCCACCTCCGCCTTGTCAATTCAGGTCTAGCAGTAGCAGATCACCAAGGAAGAAAATGCTTGGAACTGAGAGGTATGTCAGGGGCAGAGCCAATCCGGGAAGAGGGGTTGCAGGCTGTGTGTGATTTGGGGCACAGTGGCAGTTCTGCTCTTTCCTTCAAGGGCCTCAGAAGAGTGTGGAGGATTTCTTAGATCAGGTGGTGTCTGAGGAATGCAGGGTTctccctgcagccagtgcccaGGAGACTGCAGTGCGGCGTGGGCCCAGCAGTGCAGTGAGCCAGCCCTCCGGGGTGCCTCAGGCCTCACTTCATGAACAACCGGCCCCTACCCTCACAATGATAGTGTGCAACACATGGTTCAAAGGGTGTCTGATGGTCAActttataattcagaaatttgatTTGACCTCTCCCTGAGGGTGGGTTAGGCTTCTGGAAGACTGCTTACACCACTGGACCCCATAAGAGAGAGACTTGTAGCACGAAATGCCAGCTCTGAACCGATGCACAGTTCATACTCCATAGGAAGTGGGCCTGGTCAAGAATTCGACTGGTCATCTGCAAAGGTCACTTCTTGCTGATGGGCAGTTTCTCTCAGTAGACCACACTGTAGGTCAGGAAGCTGCCTAGGAGAGTGTTTCTATaattagaacaaaaagaattGGATATTAAAAGGTAATTTTGTCAAACATAGGTGACCCTTCTCCATTCTTAGACATTCCTGAAACAAGTAAGGGTGTCAATCACCTTGATGAAGAGCCCTCTGTCTCCTGGAAGTGCCAGAGGCATACTACCAAGTTCTTCCTCTCTTTGTCCCTGTCTCCCTGCAAAGTGCCACCCTGTTTGATGTCCTGTTTGGCCCCCACCCCCTTCTTCATTTCAGAAGAGTTTCAGAGCACATCTGAATTTACAGATTACATAATGGGGCTCTGTGTGTTTGTAAACTAGCTCCAGATCCCACTGTGGGAGGGACACCTTGAGATGGTGTCCTGGGAACTTCGCTTCCCATCTCTGTTGCTGGAATCTTGGAACTGGCCCTGGATAGAGGTTGCCAGGGGTCTGGGAGTTGGGAGAGGAATGGAAGGCCATTTGCTCATTGCTGTGCAATTCATAGCCATCAGAGATgagtggctggctggctgcatgGTGATGTTGGAGAACAGGCCCAGACAACTAGACCCAAGCTTTATGTTGGCAACGGGGAAGAGTAATCCCTTTCACATGATTGACATGGCTGGAAAAAAGAGGCAGGCCTTGTTCCAGCCATCTCCAAGAGCTAGCTCAGCCTCCCTTACCCAAAAACTTACAAAAAAGACAGATACTTTAAACAACAGACTCTAATTTTTTGGGATTCTCTTCACTCAAAATCCTTCCTGGCATAAATACCTCCCCCTATTGCAACATGAACTGATTCTCTCAGGCCCCGTGCTCAGTGGAAACAGCTGTCCCCAGTAAGCAgcaatgtgcactgtgggcttaaGCATTAACAATAGGATGGAAAATTGGAGGAGAGGAAAGGTTTCCatgctgtttcttttattttctttttcttattattaaaaaattattgccCTTCTGGGTTCTTTTGCTATTGGTTCACCTCTGGACTCCTTGCTTCTTGGAGCCAGCTGGAGTTTCTCCAGAGACCTGTGCCTGTAGACTTAAGCTGTGTTTCAGAAATATGCTTCCCAGATTCTGCGTAAGCACACAGGGGTTGATTTGGATGCTATCCTTGTAGCAGCCACACTCCATAATAGCAAAGAAACAGCTGCTGTCTTGGGGAAACCTGTCCAGGAAAAGCAGCCATCCAGAATTTCCGGGACAAATTCTCCTTTGAGATGGGTGAAGCCGGGAGCTGCCTAAGGTATGAATCACCAGGTCATCTGCAGACTGATCTGAAGCAGAGGTCTGAAGGCCCAGGGCAGAGCTGATAGAAGAGGACAAGGTCTCCTTGCAGAgggtcccaccaccaccaccaaactgGCTCCATTTTCCCCTCCAGCTCTTGAATGCCCCATATGGGAGAAACCAGGGGAGCTTTTAGGGGCCCAGTGCTTGGGATCAGGGCTCTCAGGTTGGCACTGAGGGGGTTAAGGCAGTGACCAGATAGCAGCCTTTTGGCAGCAAAGCCCTccttagcagaaggaaggatataGCTGTATGAACTGCCTGCTTAACAATGCCTCACATGTCCCCAGGGGCCCGCCTGCAAATAGATTTCATCTTGCTTTCTCTTGTACTTTTCAAAGCTTCCTGTTTTCTCACGGTCCTTTTGGACAGTTTacagtctctctctccctccctccctctctctccctttgagGAAAGGAACACCCTTCTTattagaagagagagagagaggagaatgcAAGGGAAGGGCAGTTTAACAGGGCCATTCTCCTTGGCTGCAGCCTGCAGCCTTTGACCTTTCCTCTCAGAATAGGAAAACACAGGCTTCCTGGTGCATCTCGGTCCTCAGGCTCAGATCAGGCTGGTTGGCATGAAGTAGCACGCCTCTTCTTGGCTTTATGGCCCTCTGGCCCCAGCCTAGTGGCTGCCCGCTGCCGTCACCCTGCCTCTGCACGCAGCAGACTTCTCAGCGACTCTGGCTGTCAGCATCGTCACTGGGCTTCACAGGAAGTTGCCTGAGGTGCCTCCAGGCCCTGGACCAAGGAGGGAAGGGGCACCGAGAGGCCAGAATTTAGAATTCCTATGAAGATGGGCAAACAGCGTATCTGCCAGCAGTTCAAAGGGCTGGCTGAGGATCAGGGAGCCAGATAATGGGCCTCTCAAAGCCTGCAGTCCAGGATGAATCATGTTTTTCCATCCACATTTCCCAGTGCTGGGTCAGGCACAACCGCTTCCATTTCTATTTGCCTCAAGTAACCTGGTAGGTATTTACTCAAAGGCTCCCTTACTTGGAATTTCCTTTAATATTCCCTCCAAATACTTTGGTTTAATATGACACCACCCTCATCTTCAGATCTTTCTGTTTCTGGAATGTTAAAGAGTCTACTATGGAGACGATAATGATAGTAATaagagctaatatttattgagctcttactaTTTGCCAAACCcttgaaatatttcatttgatCCCTACAACTACCTTCATAGGGAACTACGATCATCATTGACATTTTACACAAGAGAGGAAGGAGCCAAGTTTCTATTCCTCTGGGGTCTCCCTGTCACCTTTCTGCTCTGCCATGTAACCCACTATTAAAGGAAAGCTCAAAacatttgttcctgttttctagtAAGTGTTGAGGTCCATCTCCCTCTTAAAAAGGAGGTATAAAAGTGAGTATCAACAGAAAAGCTGGGATTTAATGTCAGACACACACTAATACCTCTCATTAGAGCACTGAAAGCTCAGGAGGGGCAGAGTGGTTGAGATGACTGCCTGCAAGATGAAGTTGGAGTCCTCACCACTCCAGCGGCTTTCTCCGCCCACACCTGCCCTGTGTTCATCTCTGCAGGTCTTGGCAGGGGGTGATTCCACAGGTCTTGACTTGGATAGGCTCCTAGCCTTATGTCTTGTGATTAAAGGGACCTTGGCATAGGCGGCTGCTTTTCCCGGAAGAAACTAGGTGCTCCCTCCCACCCTTCCTCTTCTCCCCAGTTTGACTCCCCGCAAGCACTGCAACTAGTTGGCTTGGAGCTCACGTCTCAAACCCCACCCAAAGGCGCCATCTTTAATTGCCCCAAGGCTCTTTCTCAGGCTTCTCTTTCCTAATGGTGACCCAGAGGCCTCTCTCTGAATGTCACAGACACAGAATATCTCCATAAACTTATGTGCTGTCATGTGAGGACAGTCTTCTGAGAA from the Manis pentadactyla isolate mManPen7 chromosome 2, mManPen7.hap1, whole genome shotgun sequence genome contains:
- the ZNF366 gene encoding zinc finger protein 366 isoform X1, which produces MRKVRHSEAKTLVKDHRAGRFPRMQKEMKMIKNEDVLFNLGVKRAPSFPQCLQPVVSRGKAPQRHPFPEALQGPFSQFRYEPPPGHLGGFPGVFEGGGSRKRKSMPTKMPYNHAAEEAPLALHSEESKNHRPPNLPLLFPQPPRPKYDSQMIDLCNVGFQFYRSLEHLGGRPVKQEPVKPSAMWPQPTPPPFLTTPYPYYPKVPPGLMFPFFMPSASPFPFGRHTFLPKPPAEPLLPRKAEPQESEETQQKVERVDVNVQIDDSYYVDVGGAQKRWQCPTCEKSYTSKYNLVTHILGHSGIKPHACTRCGKLFKQLSHLHTHMLTHQGTRPHKCQVCHKAFTQTSHLKRHMMQHSEVKPHNCRVCGRGFAYPSELKAHEAKHASGRENICVECGLDFPTLAQLKRHLTTHRGPIQYNCSECDKTFQYPSQLQNHMMKHKDIRPYICSECGMEFVQPHHLKQHSLTHKGVKEHKCGICGREFTLLANMKRHVLIHTNIRAYQCHLCYKSFVQKQTLKAHMIVHSDVKPFRCKLCGKEFNRMHNLMGHMHLHSDSKPFRCLYCPSKFTLKGNLTRHMKVKHGVMERGLHSQGFGRGRTALVQTAGALRSLEQEEPFDLSQKRGAKAPAFQSDGESARGSSCHEEEDEDNCYEVERDSPDLGPQGRPLCAPQDLSSQPKRAPRVPGAACGEEEDLPKGGRQEQSKDSRGSEGGPQREFACRDECLGLRALQSTRRAPPCSEDLYFKHRDESLKELLERKMEKQAVLLGI
- the ZNF366 gene encoding zinc finger protein 366 isoform X2 — its product is MQKEMKMIKNEDVLFNLGVKRAPSFPQCLQPVVSRGKAPQRHPFPEALQGPFSQFRYEPPPGHLGGFPGVFEGGGSRKRKSMPTKMPYNHAAEEAPLALHSEESKNHRPPNLPLLFPQPPRPKYDSQMIDLCNVGFQFYRSLEHLGGRPVKQEPVKPSAMWPQPTPPPFLTTPYPYYPKVPPGLMFPFFMPSASPFPFGRHTFLPKPPAEPLLPRKAEPQESEETQQKVERVDVNVQIDDSYYVDVGGAQKRWQCPTCEKSYTSKYNLVTHILGHSGIKPHACTRCGKLFKQLSHLHTHMLTHQGTRPHKCQVCHKAFTQTSHLKRHMMQHSEVKPHNCRVCGRGFAYPSELKAHEAKHASGRENICVECGLDFPTLAQLKRHLTTHRGPIQYNCSECDKTFQYPSQLQNHMMKHKDIRPYICSECGMEFVQPHHLKQHSLTHKGVKEHKCGICGREFTLLANMKRHVLIHTNIRAYQCHLCYKSFVQKQTLKAHMIVHSDVKPFRCKLCGKEFNRMHNLMGHMHLHSDSKPFRCLYCPSKFTLKGNLTRHMKVKHGVMERGLHSQGFGRGRTALVQTAGALRSLEQEEPFDLSQKRGAKAPAFQSDGESARGSSCHEEEDEDNCYEVERDSPDLGPQGRPLCAPQDLSSQPKRAPRVPGAACGEEEDLPKGGRQEQSKDSRGSEGGPQREFACRDECLGLRALQSTRRAPPCSEDLYFKHRDESLKELLERKMEKQAVLLGI